A stretch of DNA from Drosophila virilis strain 15010-1051.87 chromosome 5, Dvir_AGI_RSII-ME, whole genome shotgun sequence:
ACAACAtgaattgaaataatttaacGGAAGAGCTCGTTTTCGATAAGATTTGCATAGTTTGCGTATTCGATTAGGCTTTAGGAAAAATTTGCTGGAAAACCCTATCAGCATATTATTTGCAGCGCCACTACAAAACgcaaatcaatataaaatattgatttGTACGTAACCAGCTGCTagatataaattatattttgactTTTGGCTTTTCAAATTGCGATTGGCTTGCGCGCCACATAAAATTGTTCTGGCGataacacaaacaaaatgaatcactgcgagttatcgataacacatTTCTATCGCTTTTGTTGACAATTAATTCTATCGCTCTTCGTCATCTGAGCTAATTTTCGCATTTGTAGAAAACAAAAGTATTAAAATGCAGGAGCACAGTCCCGAGCTCTACGAGGAGGTGAAACTGTTTCGCAATGCTCGCGAACGTGAGAAATACGATAACATGGCCGATTTATATGCGATTATAAACACAATACAGCAGCTGGAAAAGGCGTACATTCGGGACTGCATTACTCCGCAGGAATATACAGCTGCGTGCTCCAAGCATCTCGTCCAATACAAAATCGCATTCAAACAGGTGCAATGCGAAGAGTTTCCCACCGTGGACACATTTGTGAAAAAGTTTCGCCTCGACTGTCCGGCGGCACTGGAACGCATTCGTGAAGATCGACCCATTACCATACGCGACGACAAGGGCAACACATCCAAATGCATTGCCGAAATCGTATCGCTATTCATTACCATTATGGACAAGCTGCGTCTGCAGATCAACACAATGGATGCACTGCAGCCGGATGTCAAAGATTTGGATGACAACATGAATCGCCTGTCGCTGATACCCGAGGATTTCGATGCCAAGCAAAAGGTGGACAAATGGCTGGGCACACTGAACGAAATGCAGGCATCCGATGAGCTGACCGAGGCCCAAGTGCGACAATTTCTCTTCGATCTGGAATCGGCCTATGCGGATTTCAATAAACTTCTCCACAGCCAGTAATTGTTAATGCTTTGTACACTTTCGTATTtactcgtatatatatatatatatatattcaattagtCTGTAAACGTCGCAATAAAGATTAAAACTATTGGAAAATAGAAAGAGCCGAGATCTGCGGCTTCGATTGCTTCTTTGCGAGCCTCCTATATAATATAAGTAGTAGGACGATATTGTTTAGATCCTGCTTATGTCTAGAAGCAAGGATAAGTTTAGAATGAGTTTACTTTCCGAAAAAAGCTATACGCATATGAATACAGATCCGATTCAACCGACTACATCTCATCATCTCTGTCAAGGTTAAGCGATAGCTTTCAgatcttgaatatatatatactgatcaagaatatatacgtATCTCTCTATGTTGCCTGAGCCGACTTTGCAGCTCAAAATAAAAGTaagcctgtttttttttgcatttgtttggaTTTAATCGTATCTTTTATCTTCTTTtcttgtatttaatttaaatattaaggtTATAATTATACAATACACATAAGTTTAAACCGAttacaataattaatttttgtttgttgtttgtttttctttcattcacttttacgttttgtttgtttttgtttttgtatttgtatttgtttcaTCTTACGCTTATAAATCTGTTAAATCGTTTTACgcctttaatatttaataattgttatCTTTTATctttgtaaattatttgtatgcaaTGTGAAAAATGGTACTTGGTATAGTTTATATATGCAGATGTTGTTGGCTGTACGTGTTATGTATGCGTTTAtgcgtttgtttgtgtgtgtattttggttgttgcattctgtatgcgagtgtgtgtgtgtgtgttttatatGGTATGTTATGTGAGGGGGCGTGGCTGAGGGGCTGAACTTGGTATACTTTATAAAGATGCATAGATCTGCACTTCGACATCGTTCCATAGCGAAGAAGGGATTGATGGAGGGAGAGGGCGAGGGAGGAGGCGAGCTCAACGCGTTCGTAGTAAAAACATTTCTTATTAAGTAAAATATGATCTCTcatcttcatatatatgataatCATCGTTATCCTCTGATGAATGCTCCTCGCTCAACGTTTCGCTTATTGGATATTCCTCAGATTTTttatgctgttgctgatgttgttgttgttgttgttgctgttgttgttgttgttgcttctccTTGACAAGCATTAGTAACTgatttgttgcagttgctgttgtcgctttagttgctgttgttattgaaCTCGCATCTGTTACAGGCAACGCTCTCTGACtgatattattgttattaatgtgaatggatgttgttgttgttgttgctgctgttgctgctgtgttggTGCGTAGGCTATAAAATTCGCCTGCTCGGCCGGCGCTCGACTGCAGCGTTATTTGCAGCGGCCGCCAAATGGTCTTCTCCGGAAGCTAGTTCTGTCCGGTCCAGTACGAGGTCGGGTAGCTCGGTTTGCCGGCCGACTTTGACTGGCTGCTCGACTGTTGGCGCTGGCCGGCGCTGTTCGAGTCCTGCAAGAGTTGAAATTAGTTTCAatgttaaaaaacaaatacacaagatctttcatatatatagatatatatatatataaatatttatgtttatgttttggCTCTTTGGTTAAAGCCAGCtttcatatacatacaaatatataagtgTGAGGTGTTAGCAGCATTAACGAtccatatatttacatatatatatagagcatAAGACATATATAGTTATTgattgtatatacatatatatgtatgtatacacgTTAATGGACACTGCTGTGTGATATGCAtgaattatatttgttttagcCCTTGTTTTCCTTCTCATTCtggttgttttcttttcagcAACAATTTGTCAATATAATGTCAAAAGCCAACTAGATGTTATTACTAATTTTACTAGATATTAGTTTTAGATATGCGAGCTATTattatgtgcgtgtgcgtgcgtgacaggtgttatgtttttttttttacatacatacagatagGAACATATTTAATAGAAACGAAAAACGATTACgatttattaaattgttatttttgcatttgttttatttggttttggtttttgttttattcacttgatacaacaacaaaggaAAACTTACCCGGCGGGATGAGCTATGAATCCTGCCGTCCATCTAATGTTGTcccaataaaaaaatcaaaagaaattataaagaaaaaagtCAAACAATCGAACAGTTTCATGCATTtcacaatttattatttggtTTTCTTGCACTTTGGCTGCAGATCCCATAGCGCATAACTCCAGAACTAGATGAAATTAAGCTCACTGAGAGAAaaagtgtgcgagtgtgtaaGGTTTTAACTAACTAAGTAACTTTAACTAACTAGGGAGCAAGAGAGCGCAAAAATATTCCCGCGATAAGCAAAATGAGCCTAGCTCTGTGAACAAAATGcatgaaaatgtatttttgttagctacgtttaaaaacaaatgctaCAAATTGAAACGGGTTAATTAAGGCTACAAAACACCAGGAACCGAAAGCTGAATTATTGTGCTTAAGTAAGATTTGAtcaattgtttattattcGCGAGAATTTAAACTCATATCACAGTTCTCTATTGGAAACTGAACCACATCACAGTACTCCATGTTATTCTTTGAATATGAGCCACATTATGTTGAGCCACACAACATAAAGATTGCGATATTTAAACTTTATCGCAGTTCTTTACATGAATCGGTACATATTTTTGTCTGTGTATAAGTTTAGATGGTTTAGTTTCTGCTCAACTGGTTCGCGATTTGGAGCCTTTATTTGTGaatgaaataaaacttaaacCAAATTGGATTAATGCTAAAAAGAATAGTGCGCAATGTGCCAAGTGAATTTGTAggtatttttggtttttttttttcttttttcagaTTGAATATGTTAATATGAGTTTTGAGatttaacaacagcaacaacaacacaaaataaaacaagttctacgtgtaaaaacaaaaactaaaaacgaaacaataaactatatgtaaaactaattgaaaattttgatTAGGAATGTTAAATGGCCCGCAAATAACATGCATTATCATGAGTTTCAAGTGTCGTTAgttgataaacaataaatatatgacaGAGagaaggtgtgtgtgtgtgatattagtgcgagtgtgtgtaaaatgcgtgtgtgtagaTTGTTAATTTTGCTAAAATGTTGCTAAATAATGTTGCTTCATTCGATTCGAATTGGATATTCAGTTTATCTCAATTGCTTCACTCAGCGAAAAACGATATGCCACTGAGATCATCTTGTATATAGTTGCTATTATCTTGCTGATTGTGTCCCGACATTGCATAGTCATGATTATTATGTTGGTTCTGATGCCACATTTGCTCATTCTCGTACGCGACTTGAATGTTTTGTTCttgatttaataaaaactgcTGTTCGGAATTGTACTCTACCTGATGGATAGGCGGATGTATCATATTGTGATGTCCGGCCGCTGGCATCGGCAGATACATGCCATACGGTTGGGCCGAGGTGCCGCCAGCTGTCTGCGTATTGGCCATATTGAATGGTGGCGGTGTGCCCGAGTGGAAACTCTGCTTCTCATACGACTGCACAAATAGATgtagaaattatatatatttctatgcaTTTGCAAATTGATTGATACGCACATTGACCTTGTTTAGCGCTACGTGACCCTTGCCGTACATGGATGAGGTCAGATCGGAGCCGGTGCCCGCCTGCGGCTGATTGGAAACCGTTTGGGTTTTACTCTGCTGATTCACGCTGGACGAGTAGCCGCCCTTGCTATAATCCTGAGTTGTTTGTGAGAGCGTATCATAACTGGTCGAGCCGTAGCCCGCGCTATACGAAGGCTTTGGGAACTGGCCACCGGATGCGGTATTGGCAGCCGGTATTTGTTGCTGAAAATCCCATTAAGcataattagttttaattgcACGTTATATATGATAATTCCTGCGACTTACTGGATAGATGGCTGGCGTGCCATATTGGAAACCGCCGGGCATTACATTGCCACCATAGAAATATGCATAAGGAACATTCAGCATGGGCGCACTGGAGCCAGCTTGTTGCGACATTGTGCTAGACACCTGCAATAGAATTACACTCATTTAGTTGATAAACTCAAGATGAGATTTAATGCTCACGTTAAATGAAACGCTTTTCTATATAACTTGAAACATATTGGATATCatacttattttaaaaatattgctaGCTTTTTACAAGGACTGCAAAACATAGAAAACTACCTTCAGTTCTAAGCAATTGAACACGAGGGTTAGATTCGAGGcaacataacaacaacactgaACTTTCTGATGGAAAAGTATATTCcatataatttctttaaatgtaATCTACCTATAGTCATAACTCATGGAGTTGAAAGCTCATCTAACCATCTTTAAACTATATTCTCTGGAATATTTCTTGG
This window harbors:
- the Vps28 gene encoding vacuolar protein sorting-associated protein 28 homolog, with the protein product MQEHSPELYEEVKLFRNAREREKYDNMADLYAIINTIQQLEKAYIRDCITPQEYTAACSKHLVQYKIAFKQVQCEEFPTVDTFVKKFRLDCPAALERIREDRPITIRDDKGNTSKCIAEIVSLFITIMDKLRLQINTMDALQPDVKDLDDNMNRLSLIPEDFDAKQKVDKWLGTLNEMQASDELTEAQVRQFLFDLESAYADFNKLLHSQ